One window of the Paraburkholderia sp. PGU19 genome contains the following:
- the lpxA gene encoding acyl-ACP--UDP-N-acetylglucosamine O-acyltransferase gives MSRIHPTAIIESGAQLDESVEIGPYAVVGAHVTIGARTTVGSHSVIEGYTTIGEDNRIGHYASVGGRPQDMKYRDEPTQLVIGNRNTIREFTTIHTGTVQDKGVTTLGDDNWIMAYVHIGHDCQIGSNVILSSNAQMAGHVIIGDHAIVGGMSGVHQFVRIGAHSMLGGASALVQDIPPFVIAAGNKAEPHGINVEGLRRRGFSPDAISALRSAYRLLYKNGLSLEEAKVQLRELATAGGDGDEPVRALVEFVEQSQRGIIR, from the coding sequence ATGAGCAGGATTCATCCTACTGCGATCATCGAGTCGGGCGCGCAGCTCGACGAATCGGTCGAAATCGGACCGTACGCCGTTGTCGGCGCGCACGTCACGATCGGCGCACGCACGACCGTCGGTTCGCACAGCGTGATTGAAGGCTACACGACGATCGGTGAAGACAACCGGATCGGTCATTACGCATCGGTCGGTGGACGTCCGCAGGACATGAAGTACAGGGACGAGCCGACGCAGCTGGTGATCGGTAACCGGAACACGATCCGCGAGTTCACCACGATCCACACGGGCACGGTGCAGGACAAGGGCGTCACGACGCTGGGCGACGACAACTGGATCATGGCCTATGTGCATATCGGCCACGACTGCCAGATCGGCAGCAACGTGATCCTGTCGAGCAACGCACAGATGGCGGGTCACGTGATCATCGGCGATCACGCGATCGTCGGCGGCATGTCGGGCGTGCATCAGTTCGTGCGGATCGGCGCGCATTCCATGCTCGGTGGCGCGTCGGCGCTCGTGCAGGACATTCCGCCGTTCGTCATCGCGGCGGGCAACAAGGCGGAGCCGCACGGCATCAACGTCGAAGGGCTGCGTCGTCGTGGCTTCTCGCCGGATGCGATTTCGGCGCTGCGCTCGGCCTACCGTCTGCTGTACAAGAACGGCCTGTCGCTCGAAGAGGCGAAGGTGCAATTGCGCGAACTCGCGACGGCGGGCGGTGACGGCGACGAGCCGGTGCGCGCGCTCGTCGAGTTCGTCGAGCAGTCGCAGCGCGGCATCATCCGCTAA